In Canis lupus familiaris isolate Mischka breed German Shepherd chromosome 5, alternate assembly UU_Cfam_GSD_1.0, whole genome shotgun sequence, a genomic segment contains:
- the PLEKHG4 gene encoding puratrophin-1 isoform X1 — protein sequence MEGPLEVGDESPDSQGHATDWRFAVCSFRDAWDEEESVALKQIKDSNPPGPPAGTAQGSPLPEELQSPPGQLAVDESGDGQGCTLEGSSLRLDEPIPSGVESLLCPMSSCLSLEQGESDSQGGGLAGDQLSSRLMPAHLGPGGLTSDPVDLGGPSSEVSSELLEADHSGSSLPKPADYLRAQDLAWDLLASGMATLPGTRDVEGRAVLLLCAHSPAWLHLKCTSHELLCLLLYLRGIPRPEVQALGLTVLVDARLCSPSSSLLWALSQLQEAAPGSVYQVLLLGKMPEEVPSGLQLQQLPSHQSLLNHVSTSGLPASMGGGLPYSHQAWLDFRMRLEALLQSCQVACALLQGAIESMKAVPQPVESGEVGRLLQQARVLMEHVLDSPRLAWLQCQGGLELAWLKQEVPEVTLSPDYRSAVDEVDELYGRVDGLLHQLTLQSNRRVRALELVQTLEAQEGGLHQIEVWLQQVGWPALEELKEPSLDMLLQAKGPFQELDQVAQEQVRRGEKFLQPLAGWEAAELGPAGARFLARQAKLTDFSRALTRRRQQLADAERLFHLFKQASTWAEEGQRVLAELEQEHPGVVLQRLQLHWTKHPDLPPAHFRKMWALATGLGSEGIRQECRWAWAQCQDTWLALDQKLEAVLKPPLTTTMTVSTASLCVSRVPAASATPPLRKAYSLDQNLGQSLRQPAHHCHHVATAAACHGPEAGGGAQPGSSPTMPLPSTSDPRSPSRLQLVLAEMVATEQEYVRALDYTIENYFPELDRPDVPQGLRGQRAHLFGNLEKLRDFHCHFFLRELEACTQHPSRVAYAFLRHRVQFGMYALYSKNKPRSDALMTSFGHAFFKDKQQALGDHLDLASYLLKPIQRMSKYALLLQELARACGGAVQELSALRAAQSLVRFQLRHGNDLLAMDAIQGCDVNLKEQGQLVRQDEFMVRTGRRKSLRRVFLFEELLLFSKPRRGPTGTDTFTYKRSFKMADLGLTECCGDSNLRFEIWFRRRKARDTFVLQAASLATKQAWTADISRLLWRQAIHNKEVRMAEMVSMGVGNKAFRDLAPSEEAINDRTVDYVLKCREVRSRASIAVAPFDCDSRYLGAWSSLPGDPASCSVLGSLNLHLYRDPALLGVRWPLYSTSVPEEAALEAEVELGSQLSLTPEDSEVSSQCPSVSGSSGSDSSCVSGQVLGRGLEDLSCV from the exons ATGGAAGGGCCGCTGGAGGTTGGGGATGAGTCCCCAGACTCCCAGGGACACGCCACTGACTGGAGGTTTGCTGTGTGCagcttcagggatgcctgggatgAAGAGGAATCTGTTGCCCTCAAGCAGATTAAGGACTCCAATCCTCCGGGTCCACCAGCAGGGACAGCCCAGGGGAGCCCCCTGCCTGAGGAACTTCAGTCACCCCCAGGACAGTTGGCTGTAGACGAGTCGGGAGATGGCCAGGGTTGCACGTTAGAAGGTTCCTCACTCCGGTTAGATGAACCAATCCCCTCTGGAGTGGAGAGCCTCCTGTGCCCAATGTCCTCCTGCCTCAGTCTTGAGCAGGGTGAGAGTGATAGTCAAGGGGGAGGCTTGGCAGGGGACCAACTTTCAAGCAGATTAATGCCAGCCCACCTGGGTCCTGGGGGTTTGACCAGTGATCCGGTGGACCTTGGAGGCCCATCATCTGAGGTATCATCAGAGCTACTGGAGGCAG ACCACAGTGGCTCTAGCCTCCCTAAGCCTGCTGATTACCTCCGGGCCCAAGACCTTGCCTGGGATCTGCTGGCCAGTGGCATGGCTACCTTGCCAG GGACTCGCGATGTAGAAGGCCGGGCAGTGCTGCTTCTGTGTGCCCATAGCCCGGCCTGGCTTCACCTCAAGTGCACTAGCCATGAactcctctgcctcctgctctaCCTACGAGGCATCCCCAG GCCTGAAGTACAGGCCCTGGGACTGACTGTTCTGGTGGATGCCCGACTTTGTTCCCCAAGCTCTTCCCTCCTCTGGGCGCTCAGCCAACTGCAA GAAGCAGCCCCAGGGTCAGTGTACCAGGTGCTGCTACTGGGAAAGATGCCGGAGGAAGTGCCTTCTGGGCTGCAG CTGCAGCAGCTGCCTTCTCATCAGAGCCTGCTGAACCACGTCTCCACCTCCGGGTTGCCGGCTTCAATGGGAGGAGGCCTGCCTTATTCCCACCAGGCCTGGCTGGACTTCCGGATG CGTCTGGAAGCCCTACTGCAAAGCTGCCAGGTGGCTTGTGCCCTGCTCCAGGGGGCCATCGAGAGCATGAAGGCTGTGCCCCAGCCTGTAGAGTCTGGG GAAGTTGGTCGGCTGCTACAGCAGGCACGGGTCCTGATGGAGCACGTGCTAGACTCACCACGGCTAGCATGGCTACAATGCCAAGGGGGTTTGGAGCTGGCATGGCTGAAGCAGGAAGTCCCAGAGGTGACCCTGAGCCCAGACTACAG GTCAGCAGTGGATGAGGTTGATGAACTCTATGGCCGTGTAGATGGACTGCTGCACCAGTTGACCCTCCAGAGTAACCGGCGAGTACGGGCACTAGAGTTGGTCCAGACTCTGGAGGCCCAGGAGGGTGGACTACACCAG ATTGAAGTGTGGCTGCAGCAGGTGGGCTGGCCAGCCCTCGAGGAGCTAAAGGAGCCCTCACTGGACATGCTGCTCCAGGCGAAAGGCCCTTTTCAGGAGCTGGACCAGGTTGCCCAG GAGCAGGTCAGGCGAGGGGAGAAGTTTCTACAGCCACTGGCTGGCTGGGAGGCTGCTGAACTGGGGCCCGCTGGGGCCCGCTTTCTGGCCCGGCAAGCCAAGCTGACTGACTTCTCCAGGGCTTTGACCcggcggcggcagcagctggCAGATGCAGAGAGGCTATTCCATCTTTTCAAGCAG GCCTCGACATGGGCTGAGGAGGGGCAGCGAGTGTTGGCAGAGCTGGAACAGGAGCACCCAGGGGTTGTGCTGCAACGGCTGCAGCTGCATTGGACCAAGCACCCTGATTTGCCTCCTGCCCACTTCCGAAAGATGTGGGCTCTGGCCACAGGGTTAGGTTCTGAGGGCATCCGCCAGGAGTGCCGCTGGGCCTGGGCACaatgccaggacacctggctggcacTGGACCAGAAGCTAGAGGCTGTACTGAAGCCACCACTGACGACGACCATGACAGTCAGCACGGCTAGCCTGTGTGTCAGCAGAGTCCCAGCTGCATCTGCCACCCCTCCCCTGAGGAAGGCATACAGCCTGGATCAGAATTTAGGGCAGAGTCTCAGACAGCCtgcccaccactgccaccacgTGGCCACTGCGGCTGCCTGCCACGGACCGGAGGCTGGAGGTGGTGCCCAGCCAGGGTCATCCCCTACCATGCCTCTGCCAAGCACCTCCgaccccaggagccccagcag GCTCCAGCTGGTGCTGGCGGAGATGGTGGCTACGGAGCAGGAGTATGTCCGTGCTCTTGACTACACCATAGAGAACTACTTCCCTGAGTTGGATCGTCCTGATGTGCCCCAGGGCCTCCGTGGGCAGCGTGCCCACCTCTTTGGCAACCTGGAGAAGCTGCGGGACTTCCACTGTCATTTCTTCCTGCGTGAACTGGAGGCCTGTACCCAGCATCCATCCCGGGTAGCCTATGCCTTCCTGCGCCAT AGGGTGCAGTTTGGGATGTATGCACTCTACAGCAAGAATAAACCTCGCTCTGATGCCCTGATGACCAGCTTCGGTCATGCCTTCTTCAAG GACAAGCAGCAAGCACTGGGGGACCACCTGGACTTGGCCTCCTATCTGCTGAAGCCCATCCAGCGCATGAGCAAGTATGCATTGCTGCTGCAGGAACTGGCACGGGCCTGTGGGGGTGCTGTGCAGGAGCTGAGTGCCCTGCGGGCTGCCCAGAGCCTTGTGCGCTTCCAGCTGCGACACGGCAATGACCTGCTAGCCATGGATGCCATTCAGGGCTGTGAT GTTAACCTCAAGGAACAGGGGCAGCTGGTGCGACAGGATGAGTTCATGGTACGCACTGGGCGCCGTAAGTCTTTGCGCCGCgtttttctttttgaggagcTGCTGCTCTTCAGCAAGCCCCGCCGAGGACCCACAGGCACCGACACATTTACCTATAAGCGTTCCTTCAAG ATGGCAGACCTGGGCCTCACTGAGTGCTGTGGGGATAGCAACCTGCGGTTTGAGATCTGGTTCCGCCGTCGCAAGGCTAGGGACACCTTTGTGCTTCAGGCTGCCAGCTTGGCCACTAAGCAGGCTTGGACGGCTGACATTTCTCGTCTGCTCTGGAGGCAGGCCATCCACAACAAGG AGGTGCGCATGGCTGAGATGGTGTCCATGGGTGTGGGGAACAAGGCCTTCCGGGACCTCGCCCCCAGTGAGGAAGCTATCAACGACCGCACTGTCGACTATGTCCTGAAGTGCCGAG AAGTTCGCTCTCGGGCCTCTATTGCTGTGGCCCCATTTGACTGTGACAGCCGCTACCTGGGGGCCTGGAGTTCCCTTCCTGGAGACCCCGCCTCTTGCTCTGTACTGGGGTCCCTCAACCTGCACCTGTACAGAGACCCGGCTCTTCTGGGAGTCCGCTGGCCCCTGTATTCTACCAGCGTCCCAGAGGAAGCAGCGCTGGAGGCCGAGGTGGAGCTGGGCAGTCAGCTGTCTTTGA CTCCTGAGGACTCAGAGGTCTCATCCCAGTGCCCATCAGTCAGTGGATCCAGTGGCTCTGACAGCAGCTGTGTGTCAGGGCAGGTCCTGGGCAGGGGACTTGAGGACTTGTCCTGT GTCTGA
- the PLEKHG4 gene encoding puratrophin-1 isoform X2, which yields MEGPLEVGDESPDSQGHATDWRFAVCSFRDAWDEEESVALKQIKDSNPPGPPAGTAQGSPLPEELQSPPGQLAVDESGDGQGCTLEGSSLRLDEPIPSGVESLLCPMSSCLSLEQGESDSQGGGLAGDQLSSRLMPAHLGPGGLTSDPVDLGGPSSEVSSELLEADHSGSSLPKPADYLRAQDLAWDLLASGMATLPGTRDVEGRAVLLLCAHSPAWLHLKCTSHELLCLLLYLRGIPRPEVQALGLTVLVDARLCSPSSSLLWALSQLQEAAPGSVYQVLLLGKMPEEVPSGLQLQQLPSHQSLLNHVSTSGLPASMGGGLPYSHQAWLDFRMRLEALLQSCQVACALLQGAIESMKAVPQPVESGEVGRLLQQARVLMEHVLDSPRLAWLQCQGGLELAWLKQEVPEVTLSPDYRSAVDEVDELYGRVDGLLHQLTLQSNRRVRALELVQTLEAQEGGLHQIEVWLQQVGWPALEELKEPSLDMLLQAKGPFQELDQVAQEQVRRGEKFLQPLAGWEAAELGPAGARFLARQAKLTDFSRALTRRRQQLADAERLFHLFKQASTWAEEGQRVLAELEQEHPGVVLQRLQLHWTKHPDLPPAHFRKMWALATGLGSEGIRQECRWAWAQCQDTWLALDQKLEAVLKPPLTTTMTVSTASLCVSRVPAASATPPLRKAYSLDQNLGQSLRQPAHHCHHVATAAACHGPEAGGGAQPGSSPTMPLPSTSDPRSPSRLQLVLAEMVATEQEYVRALDYTIENYFPELDRPDVPQGLRGQRAHLFGNLEKLRDFHCHFFLRELEACTQHPSRRVQFGMYALYSKNKPRSDALMTSFGHAFFKDKQQALGDHLDLASYLLKPIQRMSKYALLLQELARACGGAVQELSALRAAQSLVRFQLRHGNDLLAMDAIQGCDVNLKEQGQLVRQDEFMVRTGRRKSLRRVFLFEELLLFSKPRRGPTGTDTFTYKRSFKMADLGLTECCGDSNLRFEIWFRRRKARDTFVLQAASLATKQAWTADISRLLWRQAIHNKEVRMAEMVSMGVGNKAFRDLAPSEEAINDRTVDYVLKCREVRSRASIAVAPFDCDSRYLGAWSSLPGDPASCSVLGSLNLHLYRDPALLGVRWPLYSTSVPEEAALEAEVELGSQLSLTPEDSEVSSQCPSVSGSSGSDSSCVSGQVLGRGLEDLSCV from the exons ATGGAAGGGCCGCTGGAGGTTGGGGATGAGTCCCCAGACTCCCAGGGACACGCCACTGACTGGAGGTTTGCTGTGTGCagcttcagggatgcctgggatgAAGAGGAATCTGTTGCCCTCAAGCAGATTAAGGACTCCAATCCTCCGGGTCCACCAGCAGGGACAGCCCAGGGGAGCCCCCTGCCTGAGGAACTTCAGTCACCCCCAGGACAGTTGGCTGTAGACGAGTCGGGAGATGGCCAGGGTTGCACGTTAGAAGGTTCCTCACTCCGGTTAGATGAACCAATCCCCTCTGGAGTGGAGAGCCTCCTGTGCCCAATGTCCTCCTGCCTCAGTCTTGAGCAGGGTGAGAGTGATAGTCAAGGGGGAGGCTTGGCAGGGGACCAACTTTCAAGCAGATTAATGCCAGCCCACCTGGGTCCTGGGGGTTTGACCAGTGATCCGGTGGACCTTGGAGGCCCATCATCTGAGGTATCATCAGAGCTACTGGAGGCAG ACCACAGTGGCTCTAGCCTCCCTAAGCCTGCTGATTACCTCCGGGCCCAAGACCTTGCCTGGGATCTGCTGGCCAGTGGCATGGCTACCTTGCCAG GGACTCGCGATGTAGAAGGCCGGGCAGTGCTGCTTCTGTGTGCCCATAGCCCGGCCTGGCTTCACCTCAAGTGCACTAGCCATGAactcctctgcctcctgctctaCCTACGAGGCATCCCCAG GCCTGAAGTACAGGCCCTGGGACTGACTGTTCTGGTGGATGCCCGACTTTGTTCCCCAAGCTCTTCCCTCCTCTGGGCGCTCAGCCAACTGCAA GAAGCAGCCCCAGGGTCAGTGTACCAGGTGCTGCTACTGGGAAAGATGCCGGAGGAAGTGCCTTCTGGGCTGCAG CTGCAGCAGCTGCCTTCTCATCAGAGCCTGCTGAACCACGTCTCCACCTCCGGGTTGCCGGCTTCAATGGGAGGAGGCCTGCCTTATTCCCACCAGGCCTGGCTGGACTTCCGGATG CGTCTGGAAGCCCTACTGCAAAGCTGCCAGGTGGCTTGTGCCCTGCTCCAGGGGGCCATCGAGAGCATGAAGGCTGTGCCCCAGCCTGTAGAGTCTGGG GAAGTTGGTCGGCTGCTACAGCAGGCACGGGTCCTGATGGAGCACGTGCTAGACTCACCACGGCTAGCATGGCTACAATGCCAAGGGGGTTTGGAGCTGGCATGGCTGAAGCAGGAAGTCCCAGAGGTGACCCTGAGCCCAGACTACAG GTCAGCAGTGGATGAGGTTGATGAACTCTATGGCCGTGTAGATGGACTGCTGCACCAGTTGACCCTCCAGAGTAACCGGCGAGTACGGGCACTAGAGTTGGTCCAGACTCTGGAGGCCCAGGAGGGTGGACTACACCAG ATTGAAGTGTGGCTGCAGCAGGTGGGCTGGCCAGCCCTCGAGGAGCTAAAGGAGCCCTCACTGGACATGCTGCTCCAGGCGAAAGGCCCTTTTCAGGAGCTGGACCAGGTTGCCCAG GAGCAGGTCAGGCGAGGGGAGAAGTTTCTACAGCCACTGGCTGGCTGGGAGGCTGCTGAACTGGGGCCCGCTGGGGCCCGCTTTCTGGCCCGGCAAGCCAAGCTGACTGACTTCTCCAGGGCTTTGACCcggcggcggcagcagctggCAGATGCAGAGAGGCTATTCCATCTTTTCAAGCAG GCCTCGACATGGGCTGAGGAGGGGCAGCGAGTGTTGGCAGAGCTGGAACAGGAGCACCCAGGGGTTGTGCTGCAACGGCTGCAGCTGCATTGGACCAAGCACCCTGATTTGCCTCCTGCCCACTTCCGAAAGATGTGGGCTCTGGCCACAGGGTTAGGTTCTGAGGGCATCCGCCAGGAGTGCCGCTGGGCCTGGGCACaatgccaggacacctggctggcacTGGACCAGAAGCTAGAGGCTGTACTGAAGCCACCACTGACGACGACCATGACAGTCAGCACGGCTAGCCTGTGTGTCAGCAGAGTCCCAGCTGCATCTGCCACCCCTCCCCTGAGGAAGGCATACAGCCTGGATCAGAATTTAGGGCAGAGTCTCAGACAGCCtgcccaccactgccaccacgTGGCCACTGCGGCTGCCTGCCACGGACCGGAGGCTGGAGGTGGTGCCCAGCCAGGGTCATCCCCTACCATGCCTCTGCCAAGCACCTCCgaccccaggagccccagcag GCTCCAGCTGGTGCTGGCGGAGATGGTGGCTACGGAGCAGGAGTATGTCCGTGCTCTTGACTACACCATAGAGAACTACTTCCCTGAGTTGGATCGTCCTGATGTGCCCCAGGGCCTCCGTGGGCAGCGTGCCCACCTCTTTGGCAACCTGGAGAAGCTGCGGGACTTCCACTGTCATTTCTTCCTGCGTGAACTGGAGGCCTGTACCCAGCATCCATCCCGG AGGGTGCAGTTTGGGATGTATGCACTCTACAGCAAGAATAAACCTCGCTCTGATGCCCTGATGACCAGCTTCGGTCATGCCTTCTTCAAG GACAAGCAGCAAGCACTGGGGGACCACCTGGACTTGGCCTCCTATCTGCTGAAGCCCATCCAGCGCATGAGCAAGTATGCATTGCTGCTGCAGGAACTGGCACGGGCCTGTGGGGGTGCTGTGCAGGAGCTGAGTGCCCTGCGGGCTGCCCAGAGCCTTGTGCGCTTCCAGCTGCGACACGGCAATGACCTGCTAGCCATGGATGCCATTCAGGGCTGTGAT GTTAACCTCAAGGAACAGGGGCAGCTGGTGCGACAGGATGAGTTCATGGTACGCACTGGGCGCCGTAAGTCTTTGCGCCGCgtttttctttttgaggagcTGCTGCTCTTCAGCAAGCCCCGCCGAGGACCCACAGGCACCGACACATTTACCTATAAGCGTTCCTTCAAG ATGGCAGACCTGGGCCTCACTGAGTGCTGTGGGGATAGCAACCTGCGGTTTGAGATCTGGTTCCGCCGTCGCAAGGCTAGGGACACCTTTGTGCTTCAGGCTGCCAGCTTGGCCACTAAGCAGGCTTGGACGGCTGACATTTCTCGTCTGCTCTGGAGGCAGGCCATCCACAACAAGG AGGTGCGCATGGCTGAGATGGTGTCCATGGGTGTGGGGAACAAGGCCTTCCGGGACCTCGCCCCCAGTGAGGAAGCTATCAACGACCGCACTGTCGACTATGTCCTGAAGTGCCGAG AAGTTCGCTCTCGGGCCTCTATTGCTGTGGCCCCATTTGACTGTGACAGCCGCTACCTGGGGGCCTGGAGTTCCCTTCCTGGAGACCCCGCCTCTTGCTCTGTACTGGGGTCCCTCAACCTGCACCTGTACAGAGACCCGGCTCTTCTGGGAGTCCGCTGGCCCCTGTATTCTACCAGCGTCCCAGAGGAAGCAGCGCTGGAGGCCGAGGTGGAGCTGGGCAGTCAGCTGTCTTTGA CTCCTGAGGACTCAGAGGTCTCATCCCAGTGCCCATCAGTCAGTGGATCCAGTGGCTCTGACAGCAGCTGTGTGTCAGGGCAGGTCCTGGGCAGGGGACTTGAGGACTTGTCCTGT GTCTGA